A stretch of the Thermodesulfovibrionales bacterium genome encodes the following:
- the nrfD gene encoding polysulfide reductase NrfD, with amino-acid sequence MSNHVIEKESFSSWFMRKLTLGMSWSEYARSLITPFNIVAALILMVGIPVIAVRFLYGLDSVTHASDDYPWGIILGWGLFGGVPLSATGFVMGTAYYIFGFRRYKPLLRLGLLTGFMGYLFAVVYLLVDLGRPWRIYYPMLIDYGTASVLFLVAWHVATYLTVQFLEFSEAILEWIKSKRLYVWATMITIAMTIAGIILSTLHQSALGALFLLTPGKLHPLWYSSYIPHLFLSSAIYAALAMVIAVSYLIAKYMPHVCDDNYLKNLDSLTIGLGKGTAIGMYVYFALKMIALAHDDNWSYLNTPYGYWYLMEVIGFVLIPVLILTYGVKKESPGIVRFGAFYALAGIILNRLNVSVITFNWQLPGHLHHIIPPVTEVIIVLTIATIHILIFRWIVRRMPVTYEVPEYRDLHH; translated from the coding sequence ATGAGCAACCATGTCATTGAAAAAGAGAGCTTTTCATCCTGGTTTATGAGAAAACTTACTCTTGGAATGTCATGGTCTGAATATGCCAGGAGTCTCATAACACCCTTCAATATAGTGGCTGCCTTGATACTGATGGTGGGAATTCCTGTAATAGCAGTAAGATTTCTTTATGGTCTTGACTCTGTAACCCATGCATCAGATGACTACCCCTGGGGTATTATCCTTGGTTGGGGACTCTTTGGAGGCGTTCCGCTTTCAGCCACAGGGTTTGTTATGGGAACAGCGTATTATATATTTGGATTCAGAAGGTATAAACCCCTTCTACGTCTTGGCCTTCTAACTGGATTTATGGGATATCTATTTGCTGTTGTCTATCTCCTTGTTGATCTCGGAAGACCCTGGAGGATCTATTATCCTATGCTTATAGATTATGGAACAGCCTCTGTTCTCTTCCTGGTCGCCTGGCATGTGGCAACCTATCTCACTGTTCAGTTCCTTGAATTCAGTGAGGCTATACTTGAATGGATAAAATCAAAAAGACTATATGTATGGGCCACAATGATAACCATTGCCATGACCATTGCAGGAATCATACTCTCCACACTTCATCAGTCAGCTCTTGGAGCACTCTTTCTTCTTACACCCGGCAAACTGCATCCTCTATGGTACAGTTCCTATATACCTCATCTTTTTTTAAGCTCTGCTATATATGCAGCTCTTGCAATGGTTATTGCTGTGAGTTACCTTATTGCAAAGTACATGCCTCATGTATGTGATGATAATTATCTTAAAAACCTTGACAGCCTCACCATTGGTCTTGGAAAGGGAACTGCTATCGGCATGTATGTTTACTTTGCCCTTAAGATGATCGCTCTCGCCCATGATGATAACTGGTCATATCTCAATACTCCCTATGGTTACTGGTATCTTATGGAGGTTATAGGATTTGTATTGATACCTGTGCTGATCCTTACTTATGGAGTGAAAAAGGAATCTCCTGGTATTGTAAGATTTGGTGCATTCTATGCGTTAGCTGGCATAATACTCAACAGGCTTAATGTCTCAGTAATAACCTTTAACTGGCAGTTACCAGGCCATCTGCATCATATAATTCCACCTGTAACAGAAGTAATAATTGTCTTGACAATAGCAACAATCCACATACTCATATTCAGGTGGATTGTAAGGAGAATGCCTGTGACATATGAAGTTCCAGAATACAGAGACCTTCATCATTAA
- a CDS encoding cytochrome c3 family protein, producing MIIIVLILLFLSPPLNLSAQSEECLNCHTKKGNIKKFDDGTLIDVYVDIEQLRLSVHGNLSCTDCHYDVILKEGKHSERRFRSREFFRIKTALLCRRCHRPEEIKMKQIHEELLRDEEKGIAHLCTNCHGSHGVMPVKKKIYREEELYCMSCHRNAVTLMFKSGETIRASIKKEELESSVHXNLSCPDCHVGFSSSFHPKRYFKSRRDYTIANSETCRRCHFDKYVKTLDSIHYTILSSGRLEAPVCVDCHGFHSIKRIAREKILIARRCQKCHGTIYETYIKSVHGKALIDERNQDVPVCTDCHTAHDIKNPLTVDFREKIPDICSSCHADPIIMNKYGLSTDVVSTYLTDFHGVTLSMYKKEKKDREFQKAMAVCTDCHGTHDISKMDIDKTIIKKNLVKKCRTCHPDASDDFPDAWISHYGIDLKRTPLLFIIKKVYEILIPLTIAGLAIQIILHIWRYAVNR from the coding sequence ATGATAATTATTGTTCTCATTCTTCTTTTCCTGAGCCCTCCCCTTAACCTCTCAGCCCAGTCAGAGGAGTGTCTTAACTGCCATACAAAAAAAGGAAACATAAAAAAATTTGATGATGGAACTTTAATAGATGTCTATGTTGATATTGAACAGCTAAGACTATCAGTGCACGGCAATCTCAGCTGCACCGATTGTCATTATGATGTAATCCTTAAAGAAGGAAAACACAGTGAAAGAAGATTCAGAAGCAGAGAGTTTTTTAGAATAAAAACCGCCCTTCTGTGCAGGAGATGCCACAGGCCTGAAGAGATTAAAATGAAGCAGATTCATGAGGAGCTCTTAAGGGATGAAGAAAAAGGCATTGCCCATCTCTGCACAAACTGCCATGGCTCTCACGGTGTTATGCCTGTAAAGAAAAAAATTTACAGAGAGGAGGAGCTGTACTGTATGTCCTGTCACAGAAACGCTGTGACATTAATGTTCAAAAGTGGTGAGACAATTAGAGCATCCATAAAAAAAGAGGAACTAGAATCCTCTGTGCACANAAATCTCAGCTGTCCTGACTGTCATGTTGGCTTCTCCTCATCATTTCACCCAAAAAGATATTTTAAAAGCAGGCGTGACTATACAATTGCAAATTCAGAGACATGCAGGAGATGCCATTTTGATAAATATGTAAAAACCCTTGACAGTATTCATTATACAATACTCAGCTCTGGAAGACTTGAAGCACCTGTATGCGTTGACTGCCATGGTTTCCACTCAATTAAGCGCATAGCAAGGGAAAAAATTCTGATCGCAAGGAGATGCCAGAAGTGCCATGGAACTATCTATGAGACCTACATTAAGAGTGTCCATGGAAAGGCGCTTATTGATGAAAGGAATCAGGATGTTCCTGTATGCACTGACTGCCACACAGCTCATGATATTAAAAATCCACTGACTGTTGATTTCAGAGAAAAAATACCTGATATCTGCAGTAGCTGCCATGCAGATCCCATCATAATGAATAAATACGGCTTATCAACAGATGTAGTAAGTACATATCTAACTGATTTTCACGGGGTAACACTCTCAATGTACAAAAAAGAAAAGAAAGATAGAGAATTTCAAAAAGCCATGGCAGTCTGTACAGATTGCCATGGCACACATGACATATCAAAAATGGATATTGATAAAACAATTATTAAAAAAAATCTTGTTAAAAAATGCCGCACATGTCATCCTGACGCATCAGATGATTTTCCCGATGCCTGGATCTCTCATTACGGAATAGACCTTAAAAGGACACCTCTGCTCTTTATCATCAAAAAGGTATATGAAATCCTTATCCCGCTCACAATAGCAGGCCTAGCCATACAGATTATCCTTCATATATGGAGGTACGCTGTAAACAGATAG
- a CDS encoding cytochrome b/b6 domain-containing protein, which translates to MEEKIRKFSTFRIAEHALVMLTFPILAVTGLVQKFHELDISRYIINLSGGIDMLRLIHRNTGLFFCLQIAVHVLYGAVELYRGVEPKIMIRKKDFADAIHNLKYYLGFEPKPASTEIFTYRQKFEYWGILTGSIIMALTGLILRFPVLAAKLLPGILIPAAKLIHTNHALILALILLWHLYNSIFNPEVFPLNRSIFTGYVYRRKA; encoded by the coding sequence ATGGAAGAAAAAATAAGGAAGTTTTCCACATTCAGAATAGCAGAACATGCCCTGGTAATGTTAACCTTCCCGATCCTTGCTGTAACAGGACTAGTTCAGAAGTTTCATGAACTTGATATCTCAAGATATATAATAAACCTGTCAGGTGGAATTGATATGTTAAGATTGATCCACAGAAATACAGGTCTCTTCTTCTGTCTGCAGATAGCCGTTCATGTTCTTTACGGAGCGGTGGAACTTTACAGAGGTGTTGAACCAAAGATAATGATTAGAAAAAAGGATTTTGCTGATGCAATTCATAATCTGAAATACTATCTTGGCTTTGAGCCAAAACCAGCCTCTACAGAGATATTTACCTACAGGCAGAAATTTGAGTACTGGGGAATACTCACAGGCTCAATTATAATGGCACTAACAGGCCTGATACTAAGATTTCCTGTTTTAGCAGCAAAGCTTCTTCCAGGCATTCTTATACCAGCAGCTAAACTTATTCACACAAACCATGCTCTTATCCTTGCTTTAATCCTACTCTGGCATCTTTATAACTCCATTTTCAACCCTGAGGTTTTCCCTCTTAACAGAAGCATATTTACGGGTTACGTTTACAGGAGAAAGGCTTAA
- a CDS encoding cytochrome c family protein: MRKTLSMLILLFSLLTLLFYQRAGSVSYPKVISLDNISGNYTPVKFDHEKHVLFSTGCSQCHHEHQNNESLSCKDCHNLSPTFFKKSVSRNFIACKNCHSEFNPSVPQIPGLKAAYHRACFQCHRGMDVGIDPKGCSGRCHSLKNTTAERRSP, encoded by the coding sequence ATGAGAAAGACCTTGTCAATGCTGATTCTGTTATTTTCCCTTCTCACCCTGCTCTTTTATCAGAGGGCAGGGTCTGTGTCCTATCCAAAGGTCATATCTTTAGATAATATCAGCGGTAATTATACACCAGTAAAATTTGACCACGAAAAGCATGTCCTTTTTTCAACAGGATGTTCTCAATGCCATCATGAACACCAGAATAATGAATCCCTCTCATGCAAGGATTGTCATAATTTATCACCAACTTTCTTTAAAAAATCAGTTAGCAGAAATTTTATTGCCTGTAAAAATTGCCATTCAGAATTCAATCCCTCTGTACCCCAGATACCTGGTCTTAAGGCTGCCTATCACAGGGCATGCTTTCAGTGCCACAGGGGAATGGATGTGGGAATAGATCCAAAGGGATGCTCGGGAAGATGTCATTCACTTAAAAACACAACAGCAGAAAGGAGGTCACCATGA
- a CDS encoding HAMP domain-containing protein, with protein MIERSLQKRIFLTVILGISLIFFSFGVTAYYITKKTIENSLTNNLALCRTIRDQVDYFLSENINRLYDISLSGSINLDDRNFIPEKEALKRAYHYSIFKEGIFIADKKGTLLLNFPERPSELFLNILSIEPVSKAIELARPVISNIYTIEPSMKKIIFVLVPLRDSNGNLIGIAGGEIDPTSPFFSSILRLEGPGDERHIEIIDSNGVVIASSKRARILSTSDHNSFIKKSITEKREAITTCHECHSEKISSNSLITLVPSRIAPWAVVLREKEETVFSTVKELKETFLTLAILFTGLTLIITIGVSRSIVNPIQNLIKITEKIADGDLSHTIPVYGDDEIGSLSRSFEKMRKRLLEYTENIKKYNLELEKLVMERTLKVRESKQRIQNLLKKIITSQEEERKRISRELHDETLQDLSAILMRIDMCKLYPQNITQEKIEEVRNITLKAIDGIFNIIQNMRPSILDDLGLESAIRWLLGTHLKEKGIEYYLNIDEAIKDMRFSPEIEITIFRIVQEAITNIARHSNAKNAFINMQLTDKNLLIEIEDDGDGFDIYSIFNEISSTDRTGRGLGLLGMKERASLIGGKLKICSSRDAGTRIIISIPAEIIRREDDKSIDS; from the coding sequence GTGATTGAGAGAAGCCTGCAGAAAAGGATCTTCCTGACCGTCATACTTGGGATATCCCTGATTTTCTTCAGCTTTGGCGTAACTGCCTATTATATAACGAAAAAAACAATTGAAAACTCTTTAACAAACAACCTTGCCCTCTGCAGGACAATAAGAGACCAGGTTGATTATTTTCTTTCTGAAAATATTAACAGACTCTATGATATATCCCTCTCAGGTAGTATCAACCTTGACGATAGGAATTTCATTCCCGAAAAGGAAGCACTGAAAAGAGCCTATCATTATTCTATATTCAAGGAGGGAATCTTTATTGCTGATAAAAAAGGAACCCTGCTCCTGAATTTTCCCGAACGGCCCTCAGAACTCTTTTTAAATATATTAAGCATAGAGCCTGTAAGTAAAGCCATTGAACTTGCTCGACCAGTTATATCAAACATATATACCATTGAACCATCAATGAAAAAGATAATCTTTGTACTTGTGCCCTTAAGAGATAGTAACGGAAATCTAATCGGTATTGCAGGTGGAGAAATAGACCCTACAAGCCCATTCTTCTCTAGCATACTAAGGCTTGAAGGTCCTGGTGATGAAAGGCATATAGAGATTATAGATTCTAACGGCGTTGTTATTGCCTCATCAAAAAGAGCGAGGATACTGAGCACTTCTGACCATAATAGTTTTATTAAAAAAAGCATAACAGAAAAAAGAGAAGCAATAACCACCTGTCATGAATGTCATTCTGAGAAAATAAGCTCAAACAGTCTTATAACCCTTGTACCATCAAGGATTGCACCATGGGCAGTTGTACTGCGAGAAAAGGAAGAGACAGTATTTTCAACTGTAAAAGAATTAAAAGAGACCTTTCTCACACTGGCTATCCTTTTTACGGGTCTTACACTTATTATAACAATAGGTGTAAGCAGGAGCATAGTGAATCCTATTCAGAATCTTATAAAAATTACCGAAAAAATTGCCGACGGAGACCTCTCCCATACTATACCTGTTTATGGTGATGATGAAATAGGATCACTCAGCAGAAGCTTTGAAAAGATGAGAAAACGCCTTCTTGAGTATACAGAAAACATTAAAAAATACAACCTTGAGCTAGAAAAACTTGTTATGGAAAGGACCCTGAAAGTCAGAGAAAGCAAACAGAGAATCCAGAATCTCCTAAAAAAAATAATCACATCCCAGGAGGAAGAGAGAAAAAGAATCTCAAGAGAACTCCATGATGAGACCCTTCAGGACCTTTCTGCAATTCTGATGCGGATAGACATGTGCAAACTCTATCCACAGAATATTACACAAGAAAAGATAGAAGAAGTAAGAAACATTACACTGAAGGCAATAGATGGAATCTTCAATATCATCCAGAATATGAGACCATCCATTCTTGATGATCTCGGTCTTGAATCTGCAATAAGATGGCTTCTGGGTACACATCTTAAAGAAAAAGGAATAGAGTATTATCTGAATATTGATGAGGCCATAAAGGATATGAGATTCTCCCCAGAAATAGAAATAACAATATTCAGGATAGTCCAGGAGGCTATAACAAATATAGCAAGGCACTCCAATGCAAAAAATGCCTTTATTAATATGCAGCTCACAGATAAAAACCTTCTTATTGAGATAGAAGATGACGGAGATGGATTTGATATTTACAGCATTTTTAACGAGATATCCTCGACTGACCGAACAGGGAGGGGCCTTGGTTTGCTCGGAATGAAGGAAAGGGCATCATTGATAGGTGGAAAACTGAAAATATGCTCTTCGCGGGATGCTGGTACGAGGATAATTATCAGTATTCCAGCTGAGATAATAAGGAGGGAAGATGATAAGAGTATTGATAGCTGA
- a CDS encoding response regulator transcription factor: MIRVLIADDHSLVREGIIAFLKICDDIEVIGEASDGLEAVEKTENLKPDIVLLDINMPKLGGLEATLEIKRKLPDVKILILTQYDDREYIARLLRAGVSGYILKRAAGSELVNAIRAVKRGELYLHPSIAKEIVQGYLNKEKAPQEDSYEKLTEREKQVLKLISEGYTYKEIADMLGISVKTAIAHHTKISEKLNIHTRAGLIKFAIQKGIIKLDELNT, translated from the coding sequence ATGATAAGAGTATTGATAGCTGATGACCACAGTCTTGTAAGAGAAGGCATAATAGCCTTTTTAAAAATCTGTGATGATATTGAGGTTATAGGTGAGGCATCTGATGGACTTGAGGCTGTGGAAAAAACAGAAAATCTTAAGCCAGACATTGTTTTGCTTGATATAAATATGCCAAAACTTGGAGGACTTGAGGCGACCCTTGAGATAAAAAGAAAATTGCCCGATGTAAAGATATTAATCCTCACTCAGTATGATGACCGGGAATATATAGCAAGGCTTCTGAGGGCCGGAGTCTCAGGATATATCCTTAAAAGGGCAGCGGGTTCGGAACTTGTCAATGCGATCAGGGCTGTAAAGAGAGGTGAGCTCTATCTCCATCCATCTATTGCAAAGGAGATTGTACAGGGTTATCTTAACAAAGAAAAGGCTCCTCAGGAAGATTCCTATGAAAAGCTCACAGAAAGAGAAAAACAGGTTCTTAAACTCATATCAGAGGGATACACTTATAAGGAAATTGCTGATATGCTCGGTATAAGCGTTAAGACAGCTATAGCCCACCACACAAAAATAAGTGAAAAGCTTAATATTCACACAAGAGCTGGCCTAATAAAATTTGCCATACAGAAGGGAATAATAAAGCTCGATGAGCTTAATACTTAA
- a CDS encoding 4Fe-4S dicluster domain-containing protein, whose translation MKRDITRRDFLKFTGALGGALLIKPGNSEAYKEFSGWPDAYGCLTDLSECVGCRSCERACNEVNNLPPPALPFDDGSVFNQKRRPDAKAYTVVNRFSDPRDPNKFLFRKVQCNHCNEPACASACPVRAYEKKPEGAVLYDPDKCFGCRYCMIACPFYVPAYDYESALEPKILKCTMCYPRIKAGKLPGCVEACPAGAITFGKRKDLINLAREKIMRNPQKYVNHIYGEHEAGGTSWMYISPVPFEYLGFQTDIPKHPLIEEVKGFLGAVPVVFAVWPALFGMVYAAVKHRDELFRSEHKEVKK comes from the coding sequence ATGAAAAGGGACATAACAAGAAGGGATTTCCTTAAATTCACAGGTGCGCTGGGTGGTGCCCTATTGATAAAACCAGGGAATTCCGAGGCTTACAAAGAATTCTCTGGATGGCCTGACGCCTATGGGTGTCTCACTGACCTTAGTGAATGCGTAGGATGTAGAAGCTGCGAAAGGGCATGCAATGAAGTCAACAACCTTCCACCACCTGCTCTACCCTTTGATGATGGCTCTGTTTTCAATCAAAAGAGAAGACCCGACGCAAAGGCTTATACAGTGGTTAACAGATTCTCAGATCCCCGTGACCCAAATAAATTTTTATTCCGAAAGGTTCAGTGCAATCACTGTAATGAACCTGCCTGTGCAAGCGCCTGCCCTGTCCGTGCATATGAAAAGAAGCCAGAAGGTGCTGTGCTTTATGACCCTGACAAATGCTTCGGGTGCAGATACTGTATGATCGCCTGTCCTTTCTATGTACCTGCCTATGATTACGAAAGTGCCCTGGAACCAAAAATTCTTAAATGCACCATGTGTTATCCCAGGATAAAAGCCGGAAAGTTGCCAGGTTGTGTTGAGGCGTGCCCGGCTGGTGCAATTACCTTTGGTAAGAGAAAGGATCTCATAAACCTTGCAAGAGAAAAGATTATGAGAAATCCACAGAAGTATGTGAATCATATATATGGAGAACATGAGGCTGGTGGAACATCATGGATGTATATCTCTCCCGTGCCTTTTGAATATCTCGGGTTTCAAACAGATATTCCAAAACACCCACTTATAGAAGAGGTAAAGGGATTCCTTGGAGCTGTACCGGTTGTCTTTGCTGTATGGCCAGCTCTTTTCGGTATGGTCTATGCGGCTGTAAAGCATAGGGATGAACTCTTTAGGTCAGAACATAAGGAGGTGAAGAAATGA